From a region of the Roseivirga sp. 4D4 genome:
- a CDS encoding MFS transporter — translation MKNKPIVKATILFCSMMTVMAGATIAPSLPEMTKAFPDNPSAETLVKLVLTIPGLLIALTSPISGWFIDKFGRIKLLAFMLLLYAAAGSAGLYLNTLVEIIISRAFLGIAVGGIMTTAVALIGDYFEGSERQQFLGTQAGIMALSGTVFITFGGILADISWRYPFAIYLLAFVAFPLVLIFLKEPKKVVYDELNKADSSIPKLAWTIFIISFLGMVTFYLMPVQIPFLMQEISEVGNTETALAISSVMLIGGIMSFQYPKLKMRLTHYQIYGITFLFMGIGYLLISTADSYLMTFPGLIFSGLGAGLLMPNSNLCLVTMASPENRGKVLGLLTTFIFLGQFASPLFFQPLVNYTSIKGGFLYLSIALILVSLVVLVRNKRLIKQS, via the coding sequence TTGAAAAACAAACCAATTGTAAAGGCCACCATCCTGTTTTGCAGTATGATGACTGTAATGGCGGGGGCTACGATAGCGCCTTCATTGCCTGAAATGACGAAGGCATTTCCAGACAATCCTTCGGCAGAAACACTTGTAAAACTTGTCCTGACCATACCCGGCCTGTTGATCGCGCTCACCTCCCCTATTTCAGGTTGGTTCATTGACAAATTTGGTAGAATTAAACTATTGGCATTTATGCTTTTGCTATATGCTGCAGCAGGAAGTGCCGGACTTTACCTCAATACCTTAGTTGAAATTATCATAAGCCGGGCATTTCTAGGTATTGCTGTAGGGGGCATTATGACGACAGCCGTAGCGCTGATTGGTGACTATTTCGAAGGGAGTGAAAGACAGCAATTTCTCGGTACGCAAGCCGGAATTATGGCGCTGTCAGGGACTGTCTTTATCACTTTCGGGGGTATCCTTGCCGATATAAGCTGGCGCTATCCATTTGCAATCTATCTTTTGGCTTTTGTAGCCTTCCCTCTAGTGCTGATCTTCCTCAAAGAGCCTAAAAAGGTGGTATATGATGAGCTTAATAAAGCCGACTCATCGATTCCCAAATTAGCCTGGACTATTTTTATAATCTCCTTTTTGGGTATGGTAACCTTCTACCTGATGCCAGTTCAAATACCATTCCTAATGCAGGAGATCTCTGAGGTTGGCAATACAGAGACTGCCTTGGCCATTTCAAGCGTAATGCTTATCGGTGGTATTATGTCTTTTCAATACCCAAAACTAAAGATGAGACTCACACACTATCAGATTTATGGAATAACGTTCCTTTTTATGGGTATTGGTTACCTGTTAATTTCAACAGCAGACAGCTATTTGATGACGTTTCCAGGTCTGATCTTCTCTGGCTTGGGAGCTGGTCTTTTGATGCCCAACTCAAACCTATGTTTGGTCACTATGGCATCCCCTGAGAATCGTGGAAAGGTGCTTGGATTATTGACCACATTTATCTTTTTGGGACAGTTTGCTTCACCCTTATTCTTTCAACCGCTGGTGAACTACACTTCTATCAAAGGGGGATTTCTCTATTTATCAATTGCCCTAATTCTTGTCTCTCTTGTAGTGCTAGTTCGAAACAAACGCTTGATTAAACAATCCTAA
- a CDS encoding M1 family metallopeptidase gives MNIRRVLFQALLFVGASTMVMAQGKANRSDNERWQQRVNYYMEIDMDVETNRYQGVQKLDYTNNSPDDLNMVFYHLYFNAFQPGSMMDVRSRTIQDPDRRVGDRISKLSEDEIGYQKIFSLKKDGKDLEYEVVGTILEVKLDKPIKSGETVTFDMTFEAQVPVQIRRTGRDNAEGVRYSMAQWFPKMAEYDYQGWHADEYIGREFYGVWGDFELKLKIDKDYVVGGTGYLQNPLEIGHGYENPGDVVNQKVVDGKLEWHFIAPDVHDFMWAADPDYLHNKLTMKNGTVLHFLHQKGQNTENWEKLRPLTEMSFEYANKYFGQYPYKQFSVIQGGDGGMEYPMSTLITGNRGSLLGVTIHESMHDWYHGVLGSNEALHPWMDEGFTSYASSRISQHISRTMKGESAPATTLENIGSRSGQGGYLRAAKSGREEAMSTHSDHYDLNGIYGAQAYGKGAVWMSQMGYVIGEEARDRGLLEYFDRWKFKHPNPNDVLRVMEDVSGLELDWYNEYFVYTTKQIDYGIKDVVGEGQKTKVSLERVNKMPMPIDVVVTYTDGTKEVHYMALRMMRGEKPAETADKRVVHEDWPWTHPTYDLTVDRPISEIASVVIDPSGRMADVNKDNNKWEATAIEKKR, from the coding sequence ATGAATATAAGACGAGTATTGTTTCAGGCGCTTCTCTTTGTAGGTGCATCCACCATGGTGATGGCACAAGGGAAGGCGAATAGAAGTGACAATGAACGGTGGCAGCAACGTGTAAACTACTACATGGAAATTGACATGGACGTTGAAACCAACCGCTATCAGGGCGTTCAGAAGTTAGATTATACCAATAACTCTCCTGACGACCTCAATATGGTCTTTTATCACCTCTACTTCAATGCGTTCCAGCCTGGAAGTATGATGGATGTAAGATCGCGTACCATTCAAGATCCTGACAGAAGAGTGGGAGATAGAATTTCCAAGTTATCGGAAGATGAGATTGGCTATCAGAAAATTTTCTCACTAAAGAAAGATGGTAAAGACCTCGAATATGAGGTAGTAGGAACCATTTTAGAAGTAAAACTCGATAAACCGATCAAGTCTGGTGAAACAGTCACCTTTGATATGACTTTCGAAGCACAAGTACCTGTGCAAATTAGAAGAACTGGTAGAGATAATGCCGAAGGCGTGCGTTATTCAATGGCACAATGGTTTCCTAAAATGGCTGAATATGATTACCAGGGCTGGCATGCAGACGAATACATAGGCCGTGAATTTTATGGTGTATGGGGAGACTTTGAGCTAAAGCTTAAAATTGACAAGGATTATGTAGTGGGCGGTACAGGCTACCTTCAAAACCCGCTTGAAATTGGTCATGGCTATGAAAACCCAGGAGATGTTGTCAACCAAAAAGTAGTTGACGGCAAACTTGAGTGGCACTTCATTGCCCCGGATGTTCATGACTTTATGTGGGCTGCAGACCCAGACTACCTGCACAATAAACTGACAATGAAAAACGGGACTGTACTTCACTTCCTGCATCAAAAAGGTCAGAATACAGAAAACTGGGAAAAGTTAAGACCCTTGACTGAGATGTCATTTGAGTATGCCAACAAGTACTTTGGCCAATACCCATATAAGCAGTTCTCTGTGATTCAGGGAGGTGACGGAGGTATGGAATACCCTATGTCTACTCTAATTACTGGTAATAGAGGAAGTCTTCTGGGTGTAACCATTCACGAATCTATGCACGATTGGTATCATGGCGTATTAGGTAGTAACGAAGCGCTTCACCCTTGGATGGATGAGGGCTTTACTTCATATGCGTCCTCGCGTATTTCTCAACACATATCTCGTACCATGAAAGGTGAGTCTGCACCGGCTACCACTTTAGAGAATATTGGATCAAGATCAGGACAAGGTGGTTACTTAAGGGCAGCTAAAAGCGGTAGAGAAGAAGCCATGAGTACACACTCTGATCATTATGATTTGAATGGAATCTATGGTGCTCAGGCCTATGGCAAAGGAGCGGTATGGATGAGCCAGATGGGCTATGTAATTGGTGAAGAAGCAAGAGATCGTGGTCTCCTAGAGTACTTTGATCGGTGGAAATTCAAGCACCCAAATCCAAATGACGTTCTACGTGTAATGGAAGATGTTTCTGGACTTGAGCTAGACTGGTACAATGAGTACTTTGTTTATACTACTAAGCAAATTGATTATGGTATTAAAGACGTTGTTGGCGAGGGGCAAAAGACCAAGGTCAGCCTGGAAAGGGTAAACAAGATGCCAATGCCGATCGATGTTGTTGTGACGTACACTGACGGTACCAAAGAGGTTCACTATATGGCCCTTAGAATGATGCGAGGTGAAAAACCAGCTGAAACAGCTGATAAAAGAGTCGTTCACGAAGACTGGCCATGGACTCACCCAACTTATGATTTAACGGTTGACAGGCCTATCTCAGAAATTGCCTCTGTTGTAATCGACCCATCAGGCCGAATGGCTGATGTAAACAAAGACAACAATAAGTGGGAAGCTACTGCTATTGAGAAAAAGCGATAA
- a CDS encoding DoxX family protein — MENQSLYFMAAMYIAAGIPHFWKPKAYIKIMPSYLPYHLELVYLSGALEILFGVLLLFPDTQSLGAWGIIAVLIGVFPANIDMVVKYKGKRTWYRALLWLRLPVQLWLIYWAWIFT; from the coding sequence GTGGAAAATCAATCATTGTATTTTATGGCTGCTATGTATATAGCAGCCGGAATCCCTCATTTTTGGAAGCCAAAGGCATATATCAAAATCATGCCCAGCTACCTGCCCTACCACCTTGAGTTGGTCTACCTCAGTGGAGCACTTGAAATCCTTTTTGGGGTATTATTGCTTTTCCCAGACACTCAAAGTCTTGGAGCTTGGGGTATTATCGCTGTTTTGATCGGTGTGTTTCCTGCGAACATTGATATGGTAGTGAAGTATAAGGGCAAACGAACTTGGTACAGAGCACTACTTTGGCTCCGGCTGCCAGTCCAGCTTTGGCTGATTTACTGGGCCTGGATCTTCACATAA
- a CDS encoding MarR family winged helix-turn-helix transcriptional regulator: MTLDEQLVKGTFQNDHHQTRVNILYTGYWLSQQMTEQLKPYGISLQQLNVLRILRGQKSEPISTLEIREKMIIGNADASRLVDKLCAKGLIWKRPCPHDGRKIQVFIGDNGLALLQKLDDEMSVIDQITDNLNTKELKALNQILNKLRA; encoded by the coding sequence ATGACCCTAGACGAACAATTGGTAAAAGGAACATTTCAGAACGATCATCATCAGACTCGTGTGAATATCCTATATACAGGTTATTGGTTGAGTCAGCAGATGACAGAGCAACTCAAACCTTATGGTATCTCATTGCAACAATTAAACGTTTTGAGAATACTTCGGGGTCAAAAATCTGAACCTATAAGTACCCTGGAAATCAGGGAAAAGATGATCATTGGCAATGCTGATGCCTCTCGCCTGGTAGATAAACTTTGTGCAAAAGGCCTTATTTGGAAAAGGCCCTGCCCTCATGACGGAAGAAAAATACAGGTATTCATAGGGGATAACGGTCTAGCGCTGCTCCAGAAGCTTGATGATGAAATGTCTGTTATTGATCAAATCACTGATAACCTTAATACAAAAGAACTCAAAGCACTTAATCAAATACTCAACAAACTCAGGGCCTAG
- a CDS encoding (2Fe-2S)-binding protein, translated as MPTYKLKINSQEYTIEAEAQTPLLWAIRDEVGLTGTKYGCGIAQCGACTVHLNGNPVRSCSLPVSAIVGQEITTIEGLSEDSSHPVQKAWLEVQAPQCGYCQSGQIMSASALLEKNPSPSDEDIDQAMSGNICRCGTYHRIRKAIHLASKEISNGSK; from the coding sequence ATGCCTACCTACAAACTCAAAATCAATAGTCAAGAATATACTATTGAGGCCGAAGCTCAAACACCCTTACTCTGGGCAATTAGAGACGAAGTCGGCCTAACCGGAACAAAATATGGATGTGGAATTGCTCAGTGTGGGGCATGCACCGTGCATCTAAACGGCAACCCTGTGAGGTCCTGCTCTCTTCCCGTAAGCGCAATTGTCGGACAGGAGATCACCACCATAGAAGGGCTCTCTGAAGATAGTTCACACCCGGTTCAAAAAGCATGGTTAGAAGTACAGGCTCCACAATGTGGCTACTGTCAGTCTGGACAAATCATGTCAGCCTCTGCTCTTTTGGAAAAGAATCCTTCACCAAGTGATGAAGATATTGACCAAGCTATGTCCGGTAATATCTGTCGATGCGGTACATATCACAGAATTAGAAAAGCAATTCACCTGGCCTCAAAAGAAATCAGCAATGGAAGCAAATAA
- a CDS encoding carboxymuconolactone decarboxylase family protein yields the protein MRTFEVPTREQVSPEAQGIFDNLKQQVGMVPNLYATIGYSANALSSFLTFQGAQAKGTFNAKEREAVYLAVSQVNGCAYCQAAHTALGKMNGFSEEETIELRQGRSADARLNAIVKLAQDITENRGRASEANVEAFYAQGFDNAALIDLIALVSDKTLANYVHNLTQIAVDFPAAQPVELEAELV from the coding sequence ATGAGAACATTTGAAGTACCTACAAGAGAACAAGTGAGCCCAGAGGCTCAAGGCATCTTTGACAATTTAAAACAACAAGTGGGCATGGTGCCTAACCTGTACGCCACGATCGGCTACTCAGCCAACGCATTGAGTTCATTCTTAACATTCCAAGGAGCACAAGCCAAAGGCACATTTAATGCTAAAGAAAGAGAAGCTGTTTATCTAGCCGTTTCACAAGTAAATGGTTGTGCTTATTGCCAGGCAGCTCACACGGCATTAGGAAAAATGAATGGTTTCAGCGAAGAAGAAACTATCGAATTGAGACAAGGACGTAGCGCAGACGCTAGACTAAATGCCATCGTAAAACTTGCTCAAGACATCACAGAAAATAGAGGAAGAGCTTCTGAAGCTAATGTTGAAGCATTCTATGCACAAGGTTTTGACAATGCCGCTTTGATCGACTTGATCGCACTGGTATCAGATAAAACTTTAGCCAACTATGTACACAACCTTACTCAGATTGCGGTGGACTTTCCAGCAGCACAACCTGTAGAACTAGAGGCGGAGTTGGTATAA
- a CDS encoding ComEA family DNA-binding protein has product MNGLYAQVKREFDLQSFVEKRINDQEVGSSFEDLYERLLLAYENPIDINQIDRQGLINLGLLSSDQIQAFLEYRAANGKLNSLYELVYVSGFDLEVVKDLLPFITLSPKGLDHKPLLKRILSERNNYFILRHERVLEEKRGYANKDIPDQESYFGSPDKLYLRYRVSKPGDFSLGFTTEKDAGESIKWNPKDRNYGMDFWSGHAMLQNQGKWKKIIAGDYQLQFGQGLIFGSGFSTGKGSETINILESASIGITPYTSVVEGGFMRGLATTHVLNSKVSTTIFISSLNQDANITEASVNSESNFSTIQLTGLHRTQRELENRHQVNEKIYGIALGYHPDQRSKVGILGAFNKFSIPIQRSNQAYNLFEFSGNRNFNLGIYGSTYLQGLNFFGEAAISKSQGMGALVGFTTYLSKRIHFGFVLRNYQQDFHSIRGSAFGENSRNINENGVYWGIKYKLNRKFNLSAYYDSFHFPWLKFRVDKPSQGNDFLLRLNFNPNSITSTYLQIRGKSKDENVSLEDDTKIVATGRKLQYLMNTRYQVTSSLSLQTRIQWSSFNISDELTNGYAIIQDLNYQLLDLKVSLRHAIFDTEGQQNRQYVYERDVLYAFSIPGYSGQGVRNYLLLSYRMSTQINIWVRIARTTFHDLSEIGTGLETIDGNKRTDIKFQIRYKIR; this is encoded by the coding sequence ATGAACGGTTTATACGCCCAAGTCAAGAGGGAATTCGATTTGCAAAGCTTTGTAGAAAAACGCATCAATGACCAAGAAGTGGGTTCAAGCTTTGAAGATCTCTACGAAAGACTCTTGTTGGCTTATGAAAACCCCATTGATATCAATCAAATCGACAGACAAGGATTAATCAACCTTGGGCTTCTTTCCAGCGATCAGATTCAGGCCTTTCTTGAATATCGTGCGGCTAATGGGAAGCTCAATTCGCTCTATGAACTAGTATATGTTTCTGGCTTTGACTTAGAAGTGGTCAAAGACCTGCTGCCCTTTATCACCTTATCACCAAAGGGACTTGACCATAAACCTTTACTTAAAAGGATACTGAGTGAAAGGAACAATTACTTTATCCTCAGGCACGAGCGTGTATTAGAGGAGAAACGAGGATATGCAAATAAAGACATTCCGGATCAAGAGAGCTACTTTGGTTCTCCTGACAAGCTCTACCTACGCTATCGCGTTTCCAAACCTGGAGATTTTAGCCTTGGTTTTACAACAGAAAAAGATGCGGGAGAAAGCATAAAATGGAATCCGAAGGATCGAAACTACGGGATGGACTTCTGGTCTGGTCATGCTATGCTTCAAAATCAAGGCAAGTGGAAAAAGATCATTGCTGGAGACTATCAACTTCAGTTCGGCCAAGGACTGATTTTTGGTTCCGGCTTTTCAACAGGGAAAGGTTCTGAGACGATAAATATACTCGAAAGCGCTAGTATTGGAATTACTCCATACACTTCAGTAGTTGAGGGTGGATTTATGAGAGGACTGGCTACTACTCATGTCCTCAATTCCAAGGTTTCGACCACCATCTTCATCTCAAGCCTCAATCAAGACGCAAATATCACTGAAGCCTCAGTAAACTCAGAAAGCAACTTCTCCACCATCCAACTGACAGGCTTGCATAGAACTCAAAGAGAGCTTGAGAATAGACATCAGGTCAACGAAAAGATATACGGTATCGCACTAGGGTATCATCCAGATCAACGCAGTAAGGTTGGTATTCTAGGAGCATTCAACAAATTCTCAATTCCTATTCAAAGGAGTAATCAGGCTTATAACCTTTTCGAATTTTCAGGGAACCGGAACTTCAACCTTGGCATCTATGGGAGCACCTATTTACAGGGACTGAACTTTTTCGGAGAGGCTGCCATTTCAAAAAGCCAAGGGATGGGTGCCCTTGTCGGTTTTACCACTTATCTCTCCAAAAGAATCCATTTTGGGTTTGTTCTGAGAAATTATCAACAAGACTTTCATTCAATCAGAGGTTCTGCCTTTGGGGAGAATAGTAGAAATATAAATGAGAATGGCGTCTATTGGGGCATTAAGTATAAGCTAAACCGTAAATTCAATCTATCTGCCTACTACGACTCTTTCCACTTTCCTTGGCTTAAATTCAGAGTAGATAAACCTTCCCAAGGCAATGACTTTCTTCTACGCCTCAATTTTAACCCCAATTCAATAACAAGCACTTACCTGCAGATTAGAGGCAAAAGTAAAGATGAGAACGTAAGCCTTGAAGACGATACCAAAATTGTTGCAACTGGCAGAAAACTTCAATACTTAATGAATACCCGGTATCAAGTGACAAGCTCCCTGAGTCTTCAGACAAGGATTCAATGGAGCAGTTTTAATATCTCAGATGAACTGACTAATGGTTATGCCATAATTCAAGATTTGAATTACCAGTTGCTTGACCTGAAGGTTAGCCTCAGGCATGCCATATTCGATACAGAAGGACAGCAAAATCGACAGTATGTCTATGAAAGAGATGTACTCTATGCATTTTCGATCCCTGGTTATAGTGGTCAGGGTGTTAGAAACTATCTACTGCTAAGCTATCGAATGAGTACACAAATAAACATATGGGTGAGGATCGCGAGGACCACTTTCCATGACCTTAGCGAAATTGGCACGGGACTTGAAACCATAGACGGGAATAAAAGAACAGATATCAAATTTCAAATCAGGTATAAAATCAGGTAA
- a CDS encoding cupredoxin domain-containing protein yields MKRSIMIVALLIGFVATGFAQEEAKVIKLDQTPGKFTKESLTLKPGKYIFEVTNAGVDHEVGFVIAPVVNGKEGDHIKAGYLPKAIKDGEKASSKVVELKAGTYNYFCPLNPTPHYQIIVKD; encoded by the coding sequence ATGAAAAGATCAATAATGATTGTGGCGCTGCTTATCGGATTTGTGGCAACAGGGTTTGCTCAAGAAGAAGCAAAAGTTATCAAACTGGATCAAACTCCAGGTAAGTTCACCAAAGAATCGCTTACGCTTAAGCCAGGGAAGTACATTTTCGAAGTAACAAATGCAGGCGTTGATCACGAGGTTGGATTTGTTATCGCACCGGTAGTCAATGGCAAAGAAGGTGACCATATCAAAGCTGGTTATTTACCAAAAGCTATCAAGGATGGTGAGAAAGCATCTTCTAAAGTGGTAGAACTAAAGGCAGGTACTTACAACTACTTCTGTCCATTGAACCCTACACCACATTACCAGATCATAGTAAAAGATTGA
- a CDS encoding molybdopterin cofactor-binding domain-containing protein translates to MEANKLNRRKFLKVSGMAGAMLAVGFDTLALGSDESTLKMIMPEDLIDGVQINPYVTISESGEITIMAHVPELGQGIFQGIPAIIAEELGVTMNQVTIVKASASRRYGRQSIGGSRSVRSLFMPMRQLGAATREVLVQAAAQQWGIDASSCEVKEGVVYKKGSKDSLAYGDLVSSASKLDLPKKPTLKKKADFNIIGKATHRPDLAGKVNGTADYGIDAQTEGLLYATIERCPTLQGKVTSFDADAAKAVKGVVEVMEVTRTVYGKKNTGIAVVAETYFAAIEGRKKLNVQWDNAEFAQISTESINTDMAQLAQEDGLEHFEKGDFEQSKGKRGATGDIKVRTAHYRLPHVAHSCMEPMNATVHVREDNTVEVWAPSQSPQVQRQFARQLGIPDNEAEEKIKVHLPFLGGGFGRRSMNDSLEECFQISKTLRKPVKLIWSREDDTMQGPFRQTSYHRMTMTTNSDGRIGMQHKVVSPAITTQGRASNGRVPFEVMEAINTHYDFDDISVRYSEYKNQIPIHWWRSVFGSTNAFPHESFIDEIATELKSDPLQFRKTKLQSEPRFVKVLEKLEEESAWNEKLGPNEGKGIAIVESFGSIVAHAVFLKKENGKVSIPKVVSVVDCGIYVNPDQVIAQTEGNIIYGLTAALKDPITFKNGVAQQSNFDTYRMLRINEAPRDIQVHLMENDEAPGGVGEPGLPPIAPALANAVFDLTGKRMRSLPFDLQEI, encoded by the coding sequence ATGGAAGCAAATAAACTCAATCGAAGAAAATTCTTGAAGGTATCAGGTATGGCGGGCGCAATGCTTGCCGTTGGTTTCGATACCCTCGCTCTTGGTTCTGACGAGAGTACGCTGAAGATGATCATGCCGGAAGACTTGATCGATGGTGTACAAATCAATCCATATGTAACCATTAGTGAGAGTGGTGAGATTACCATCATGGCCCATGTTCCAGAGTTAGGACAAGGAATCTTTCAAGGCATTCCGGCAATAATTGCTGAAGAGCTAGGTGTAACAATGAATCAGGTGACCATTGTTAAGGCCAGTGCATCCAGAAGGTATGGAAGACAATCCATTGGTGGTAGTAGAAGTGTTAGAAGTCTATTTATGCCCATGAGACAACTAGGAGCAGCTACAAGAGAAGTCTTGGTACAAGCTGCGGCCCAGCAATGGGGAATTGATGCCTCTTCCTGTGAAGTCAAAGAAGGGGTAGTTTACAAGAAAGGATCCAAAGACTCATTGGCCTATGGCGATCTTGTATCCAGTGCGTCCAAGCTTGACCTTCCTAAAAAACCGACCTTAAAGAAGAAAGCTGACTTCAACATCATTGGAAAAGCCACCCATCGCCCTGATCTTGCTGGTAAGGTCAATGGCACTGCAGACTATGGCATTGATGCACAAACAGAAGGCCTACTTTATGCCACGATAGAAAGGTGCCCTACCTTACAAGGAAAGGTAACCAGCTTCGATGCCGATGCTGCAAAAGCTGTGAAAGGAGTGGTTGAAGTAATGGAAGTTACACGCACAGTCTACGGCAAAAAGAACACCGGTATCGCTGTGGTTGCAGAAACCTATTTTGCGGCCATCGAAGGCAGAAAAAAACTCAACGTGCAATGGGATAATGCAGAGTTTGCACAAATCTCTACTGAAAGTATCAACACTGACATGGCCCAACTTGCTCAGGAAGATGGACTGGAACACTTCGAAAAAGGAGATTTTGAACAGAGTAAAGGTAAAAGGGGTGCTACGGGAGACATAAAAGTCCGAACTGCACATTATAGGCTTCCACATGTTGCACACTCGTGTATGGAACCGATGAATGCTACTGTCCATGTTAGAGAAGATAATACTGTTGAGGTGTGGGCTCCAAGCCAAAGCCCTCAGGTACAAAGGCAATTCGCTAGACAATTAGGCATCCCTGATAACGAAGCAGAAGAAAAAATCAAAGTACACCTACCCTTTCTTGGCGGAGGTTTCGGTCGCAGATCAATGAACGATTCGCTTGAGGAATGCTTTCAGATATCTAAGACCCTTAGGAAGCCAGTCAAGCTTATTTGGTCTAGGGAAGATGATACAATGCAAGGCCCCTTCAGACAAACAAGTTATCATCGTATGACCATGACAACGAATTCGGATGGCAGGATTGGTATGCAACATAAAGTGGTTAGTCCAGCCATTACTACGCAAGGAAGAGCATCCAATGGCCGTGTTCCTTTTGAAGTGATGGAGGCGATCAATACCCACTATGACTTTGATGATATATCCGTAAGGTATAGCGAGTACAAAAACCAGATACCTATACACTGGTGGCGCTCAGTCTTTGGTTCCACCAATGCCTTTCCACATGAAAGCTTCATCGATGAAATTGCTACTGAACTCAAAAGTGATCCGTTGCAATTCAGAAAAACGAAACTCCAGTCAGAACCAAGGTTTGTCAAGGTTTTGGAGAAATTGGAAGAAGAGTCAGCCTGGAATGAAAAACTAGGACCAAATGAGGGCAAGGGCATTGCTATTGTTGAAAGTTTTGGCTCCATAGTCGCTCATGCTGTGTTCTTGAAAAAAGAGAATGGCAAAGTATCTATTCCTAAAGTGGTTTCAGTAGTTGACTGCGGTATTTATGTGAATCCGGACCAAGTGATAGCGCAAACCGAAGGCAATATCATTTATGGCTTAACTGCTGCCCTAAAAGATCCGATCACCTTTAAAAACGGAGTTGCCCAGCAGTCAAACTTTGATACTTACAGAATGCTTCGCATTAATGAAGCGCCTCGAGATATTCAAGTGCATCTAATGGAAAATGACGAGGCACCAGGTGGTGTTGGCGAACCAGGACTTCCTCCAATAGCTCCTGCTTTGGCGAATGCAGTTTTTGATCTGACAGGTAAGCGGATGAGATCTCTACCATTCGATCTGCAAGAAATATAA
- a CDS encoding DUF6090 family protein, whose amino-acid sequence MAATKKTFLKFFFELAIVIIGITIAFTLDRWNQERTNDDKLETYLSLLASDLKAQGEGIDGSTRVVSDVLDAYKEMVKGLEENEPIDQLFSDYFNRMQSFSIFKREGANTYSIMLQSGDIQLIQGIVLKSQLLNLETVYNRIQNFESSYLEKRDQMLDPLIVQYFNTSTESFENLNTVNKRQFQNRLYLIMDLLDALLYAYRDASEEIESVINELEDV is encoded by the coding sequence ATGGCGGCTACAAAAAAGACTTTCTTGAAATTTTTCTTCGAGTTGGCAATTGTAATCATTGGTATAACGATCGCCTTTACCTTAGATCGATGGAATCAAGAACGAACGAATGATGACAAACTCGAGACCTACTTGAGTTTGTTGGCTTCAGACCTCAAGGCTCAAGGAGAAGGTATAGATGGTTCCACTCGGGTTGTCAGCGATGTTTTGGATGCCTACAAAGAAATGGTTAAGGGCTTAGAGGAAAATGAACCTATTGATCAACTATTTAGTGATTACTTCAATAGAATGCAGAGCTTTTCCATTTTTAAAAGAGAGGGAGCCAATACCTATTCAATTATGCTGCAAAGCGGAGATATACAGCTGATTCAAGGCATTGTTTTGAAAAGTCAGTTGTTGAACCTTGAGACTGTGTATAATAGGATTCAGAACTTTGAAAGCTCTTATTTGGAAAAGCGAGATCAGATGCTCGACCCATTGATTGTCCAATACTTTAACACTTCAACAGAGTCTTTCGAGAATTTGAATACGGTCAATAAAAGGCAGTTTCAAAATAGGTTGTATCTAATAATGGATTTATTGGATGCACTATTATATGCTTATAGAGATGCCAGTGAGGAAATTGAGTCTGTCATCAATGAGTTAGAAGACGTATAA